In uncultured Methanobrevibacter sp., the genomic window CTAGGGGTTGAAGTTGAATCATATGCTGCCCTTTTTACAATGGACTCATTTGGTCCGGTAATTAATGCCCTTACATATTTTCCTTGGAAAGCTTCAAAGAATGTATCTTCCACTTTATCATAATTCATTTTTACACCTTAACCTAATTCACCTATATTCTGACCACGAATATTGTTTCTCATTTCCTTACTGACCTTAAGTATTTTTTCATAGTTTTCATCTGTTACTGTTTGAATTAATGGATATTCGTCAGCAAATACTTCAAAAAATTTATTTTTTATATCTTCATCAATATTGTAGTCATCAAATATTTTTTCCAAATCTTCTGAATCATTATAATCTTTAATAAATTCTAAAACATAATTTTTATCATTTTCCGCATAAACGTTTGCTATCACTGCAGTAGCTACAGCACTTGGAGATACAATAGCAATTTCCGCCACTTTTAAAGGATATTCGTTACCGTTAAATGATACGCTTATTCCATTGTTCTTATGGGCAAAAGCCAAAGGCTCCACATCAGTTATGCTGTCTCCGATGTAAAAGATTTGGTCCTGATTGATATCATCCCTTCTGATGATTTCATCTATTGCCAATTTCTTACCTTCCCCACCGACAACTTCAATGTCCCCGATTTTCTCATATATGCCCATTTTTGAAATTTGATTGAAGAAAATATCATCAAATAATTCGTAATCATCAGGATTTTTCAAAATCAAATCCTTAAATTCAATGATCTTTTTAATTTCTTCATCATTTAACTTCAAGGAATCTATATCCACTTTAGTATAAAATGTATTTTCAAATGGCAATTGCATATAATTAGACACAGCTTCAATATATTGGCCATAGCTGGTACTAACTATATAAGTATTCATAGCATTCTTCAAGTAATTTAATAGGAATTTTGAATCCCTCACAGCATAAATGTTATCTTTTGAAAAATCAATGAAATCCTGATTTGTAAGATTTTCAACTACAAAGAACGGCAGGATTAACTTTAGGGTATTGCCTGCCTTATAATTCTCTTTTTTAACTATATCTACAATATAGTCATCATACAAACTAAGAATCTTAAATAATTCCCCGCCATTTTCGATAAACTTGTCTGCCATCTCATAGGCATTATCATTCAGGGTCAATGGCCCTTCACAGTCCGTAATATATGATTTTTCAAACATGATTCACCTGAAATTAACAATTCTGATTGCATCCAACGGACAAATAGCTTCACAGTTTCTGCAATAAATACACTTTTCACCATCAAATTCAATCTTGTCATCATTCAATGTTAAAGCGTCAACAGGACAGTTTTTAACACAAATCGCACATGCCTGACACTTGTCATCTGAAAGTGAGAAGTCACCTTCCCTCTGCTTGTAGAGATAGGATCTGGCATAATATAAATCCTGGTCTTTACTGTAGAAGTAATCGTCATAGGCACCGATTGCATCAAACTGACAGACTTCAACACATTTTCCACAGTATATACAGTCATCACTGATGGAAATAGGATTTGGTCCATTTACCTTAATTGCGCCTACAGGACAGACATTGAAACATTCACCACATGCAATACACTTGTTGTCATAAACCTCAATGTTTCTGTCCATCAGATATGACCCGACAAGTTTTGTGAACTTATCAACTTCAATACTGGTGTCAAGACTGATTTTGAGTTCACGTTCCATCATGTCATTTACTTTATACTCGATGAAATGCTCGAATCTTTGGTCATTGAACTCTAAAGCAATGGCATTTCCGACTTTTTGTAAAACTTTATTTAAACTGATTAAATCAAGAGACAATCTTTTGACATCATGATCAATGATACTGGAAACGATATCATAGGATTTAATCTCACTATACATCTTATAGGCTTTTTTACGTGATGAATATCTGATTGCTGTTGAAGGACATGAATGCATACATTCCTCACATCTTGCACAGTATCCTGGATTGATGTAAGGCAGCTTATTGGTTCTTCCAACATTAATCGCACCCATTGAAGGACATACTCTGGTACAGGTCATACAGCCGATACACTGCTTTTGATTAACAACAATGGCCTTACCTCCCTTAACGGTTTTTGGAAGCAATTCACCATACTTGATAGCATCGGTCGGACATACCCTGAAACAATATCCGCATCTTACGCATGTGTCCTTATCTATCTGACTGTGAGGTTCTTCATTTCCATTTGCTACAATATGAATTGAACCGTTTTTACATGCCTGAACACATGCTCCACATGCCTTACACAATTTTACATTGATGTTTGGAACATTTTCCTTTAATGGAGGATCCATTTTAACATCAAGAGATATTGCATCTTCAGGACAAGCATTACGACATAATACACATCCAAAGCAAGTGGTTTTCAATTTAACAAGACCGTCACTTTCATCCATATAAATGGCATCAATAGGACAAGAGTCAAGACAAGGCTTGTCGCTACATTTAGCGCACCTAGTCTGGTCGATAACATAATCCACATCAACATGCCTTAATGGCCTTGGTGTTTTGGTAAAACTATCAATCATAACTCTCACTCCATTAACAAATCATCATTCAGGTTGGATGATTTTACTGTAATATGAATATTTTCACCGTCATCTATTGAGAACTTGGATATGAAGTATTTGATTACTGAGAACGGACATGTCTGGTAACAAATACTACAGCGTAAACATTTATCCTTATCCCTTACGATTGTATCTGCATTTTCATCAAAGGAAATACATCCGGTCGGACAATCAGGAATACACAACTGACATTTTTTACATTTATCCTTATCCCAATCAATAATTCTTACTTTCAGCCTGTTTACGGCATTGGTCATAATCTCCAATGCAATCTCATCATCAGGAATAATCTTCAATGCCTTGTCCCATATTGCTGAGATTGGCACATCATACTGCAGGAGTCCGTCTTTTTCAAGTGACCTTAAATCCTCCTCTTTTGAATTGACGTATTCTTCAAGATAATCGACACATAAAAGTATCAGGTCTTTTTGGTCCTGTAGATTGTCCACAAACACTGCCTTCATAGCCCCATTTACAGGACAGACATCTACACACTCCCCACAACTGATACACTTAAGCTGGTCAACTACAACCTTTCCATCAATTTCACTGATTGCCTCAACAGGACATTTCTTCAGACATTTCTTACATTTAATACATAAATAATCGTCAACAATATACTGTCTTTTTGAAGGAATAATATTGAATTCAGGCAATATCAAATGATTTTGACCACATTCCAATGTTTTAGGATCAGTAGGACATACTTCAGCACAGAATCCGCAACGGATACATGCTCCCGGCTTGATTACCGGATATGTCATGCCCACTCCTTCTTCTGTGTCCTCATCACGAACCAGTTTGATTGCATTCGGTGAAGGGCATGAAACAGTACATGCGCCGCATCCGATACAATATTCCTTGTTAACTTTTGGAAAATCCCTGAAACGTTCCGGCTTTTCAGATATTTCAGGTTCATTCTTAGCATTTAAAAATGTATCTGCCCATGCTTTTCTTGCAAAATCATAAATGTACCACATCAAAGATGACACTTATATCACCTCATCAATTTTTTTGATTGTGGTTTTGCCTGCCTCGTTGGTTATTGCAACCCTTTCGGCACATGCAACACATGGGTCACTGGTTGCATAGGTGGCCACCGCATCCGCAACGGTCGGAACATCACGAATCATGTATCTTGCACATGAATCCATATTAGCTATACTTGGAGTTCTAATGGAAATATTCTTGATTAGACTGCCGTTGGTTTCAATCATGTAGGTAACCTCACCACGAGGAGCTTCGTTCTGACGCATTGCATAACCAGATTTCAAATCTACAGGAGTACGTACTTCACCTTTCGGTATATTTTCAATTGCCTGCCTCAATATGCTAATTGATTCAGGTATTTCATCAAATCTAGTTAATGTTCTTGCGTAATTATCCCCTTCCTTACGTGTAATCACCTTAAAGTCAAAATAATCATCATAAGTATAATGGCCATTACGGAAATCCTTTGTAATTCCTGATGCCCTTCCAATAGGACCGACAGCTCTTCCCTTAATAGCTTCTTTTTTGGTCATGACCCCAATGCCCTTACATCTTAAAGCTAAGGCAGGACCTTCAGCAAACAACTGCCTGGTTCTCTCAAAGCCCTCTTCAATAATTTCCAAGTTTTTAAGAATTTGCTCAAAGTGGCGCTCATCTGCATCCATCCTAACACCACCGACAACATTCCAACCCATGTTAACCCTGTTTCCGGTTAAAAGTTCAATGGAATCCATTGCATATTCCCTCAATTCCAAAACATGCATGAATAAGGTTTCATGATCCATTGATTTGAAGAATGTTGAATTTCCAAGCAAATGACTTTGAATCCTATCGAGCTCATTCGCAATGGTTCTTAAAAATTGAGCCCTTACAGGCACATCAACATCGGAGATTTTCTCAATAGTCTCTGCAAAGGTTTGTGTGTGTTCATATGAACATATACCACAGACTCTTTCAGATAGATATATTCCTTTCTGCCAGGTTTTTCCTTCAATTATCTTTTCAATTCCCCTATGAACATAACCATATTCAATTTCCGCTTTGACAACCCTTTCTCCTTCAGTCTGAAGTTTTAATCTGATAGGTTCCTTTAAAGCAGGGTGAATTGGACCAATAGGCACTATCATTGTTGTTCCCTCCCCCTATCAGCAATAGCTTGAGGTCCAACTGCAAGAATAGCTTCTAGAATTTCACTAGGTCTTGGAGGACATCCTGGAATTTCTGCAGCAACAGGGATGAAATTTGATGCAGGGGCATTTACATGACCCCCTTCCTGTGCAAACACATCACCTGATATAGGGCAGTTTCCAACAGCTACGGCTATTTTTGGTTCAGGAGCTTTATCATAAATTCTTTTTAAATTGTCTTTCCATTGTTCGGTTACTGCACCGGTTAACAATAGAACATCAGCTTCACGAGGATTATTGTGAACATAAATACCAAACTGCTCTAAGTCGTATCTTGGAGATAACAGTGCAACACATTCAACATCGCAACCATTACATCCGCCACAATTTACAATACAGACATGGATAGAGCTTTTTCTCACAACATCCCTAATAGCATCTAACATTGTACTCCCTCATAATTTAATAAATTTATAAACATTAATATTCTGATTTTTCTTTTAATAATTCAAATAATTCAATTTGGCCTTCCTTTAAGGCATCTTCATAACTTTTTCCGGATTTGACCTCGGCAACTAATTTTTCTTTTAATACATCACCCTCTTCAGGAGTGATTATCTCCAAAGTGCCGATATACCAGCATAATCGTAAATCCGCATGGAATTTCTTGGCAAGACAGATGTCCTGTGCTATGTCCAATGTTCCATGAGTTGCCTCCAAAGTAGACATGTCGAAGAGTTTAAAGAATACTTCCTTCAATTCTTCAGGTGTGCAGTCATAATCCTTTGAAAGCGGATCTATAATATCTCTCTGCCATGCATAACTTCCAAGTATTCTTTCCTTCATCAAATTCATTTTAGATTCATCATCCATGCAAATCACCTAAATTATCGGCATAGCCAGGTACACAATCACTGATATAATCAATCCAATTGCAGTTTCCTTTCTTCCATAACCTGGTCTTTCTCCCATTACAAATCCTGCGAGGAGAAAACCGATAGCTGATAAAATAACGTTTCCTGCATTGAATGCCAAAAACCATCCGACAATTGCAAGAACCAATGCAACAGTGTTGATATTAGTTACTGCAACAAACGGTTCACCATGCTGTTTGTAACTGTAAAGCAATCCCAGAATGGATCCTACAACAAATGCAAGTATGTAAATCATATAATCTAACATAATATCTCCTACATAGGCTTATAAAGCAATATAAATGAGCATATAATTGCTATAAATGTTATTATAAAACACAATTTCTCTATACTTTCTATCTTATGGGAAAAATTACCCTTGGACAGCAATAGGAATATTGCCAATATCAATCCTATTGCGACGATTGGAGCAATAAGAACAGAATGCAACAGGGTTGTCAGTAAACCTACAATTATCACGCCAACGGCAACCAATGCGGTAAAATAAACAATCACATTTTCACTATTCATGCTACCACTCCGCTAAATAACATTATAATTGTTCCAAAGAAACAGATAGCTCCGATTGTAATCTGGGTCATGACGGAATGATTCGGACTGAAAATCGGTGTTGTAGCGTTGATAAAACCGGTAATGAAAGTTATAATAATCATTCCAACCAAATATCCTACGGCAGTTAGAGGACCAAAGAATATTGTTAAAAATACCCATAACATCACATACCAAGCAATAGACTCGGAAAAGTGCATAAACCCTCTTAAAAGTCCATAGTGCTCAGTTTCAAATCCTGAAATTAAAGCCTTATCCTTGGTTATTGCAAATGGAGAATAAGGGGATTTTGTAATAATCAGCATGAAAAACATCAAAGCAGCAAGAGGAACTGTGAATATCAAAGGACCATGAACAGACTGGTATGCAATGATTTCACCAATGTTCATTGTACCGGTCACAAGATAAACAAATACAATTGATGCGAACAATGGAAGTTCTGTTGCCGCTGAAAGAACAGCCCTTACACAACTTAATTTACCATACGGTGAACCTGAACTTGATCCTGAATTGTGTTCCACAATCTTATAGACTGCATAAACACCGAACAGTATAAGCAATGAATCATGTGCTACAGGACCTACGATTACACCAACAATCCAAATTAAAGCAAGTATGAATGTTATACCAATATAAAATGGTTTTGAAACTGTTTTTGGAAAACCTGTTTCCTTAAAGAAAAATTTCAATGAATGTAACAAGTGCTGTATAATAGGTGGTCCCGGACGTCTTTGGACACGTGCCATGATTTTTCTATGCAATCCCAAAAGCAGGCTTCCCGCCAGAAATGCAATAATTACCTGAATTAAAATATTTGCCATTAAATTCACAATACCACCCTAATATCCAGTAAATGGTTCTTTTAACCTTCCTTCAACATCTTCAGGTTTTGGTTTAGCCATTGTTAGCAAACCTAAAGATAAAATCCAAGCTGGAATACCGAAAATAGCAATTGTATAGACTATCCATACTGCAAAGTCTATAACCAAGCATGCAAGGATTGCTATTGTTGATAATACCAATACTATAATACTTATGAGTTTTTGACTATCCATTTTAACCACTTACCACAATACCAATAATAAAATTTCAACAGCCCTTACGATAATAAATAATGAACTTAAGTGAATTATAACAATGAATGGAGAACCTGGAGTTCTAAACATCTCCGCCTTACTTGCAAAGAATGGTGCCACACCACTTTCACCTAAAATTCCCAGTAACATCAATACTGCACCAAAAACCACCATTGGATTTGCAGGCATCTGTGACAATACTTGAAGTGACAATGTACCTGTTGATGCAAGAATTATAGCTGCACCTCCGAATAGCGGCAAACTGCACATCATGGCAATCAAACCATAATTGAATGCAGAATTCAAAACACTAGTCTGTTTTACTGCAGATACAATACCTATATTTAAAATACCCACCAAAGCCATGAATAATGTGAAGTTGAACAAATCTCCAGTTATCATTGCTCCAGCAGATGCAATACCACAGATTATTGATAAAAATCTTCTTTGTCTAAATTCCTTTTCATCAACTTTAACCTCAGCAATGCCAAGAGTATTAAATTTAGCCGCCTCAATTTGTGTTTCAGGTTTACTTACAGCAATCAATGCAGTAAAACCAAGCAACACTGCAAAAAGGAACAAATTAAATGGATTTAAATATAGTACAATGTCTCCAAGTGGAATTGTTCCAAGCAAATTTCCTCCAAGTGTAACGAAATCCATATTATCTACTCCTTATCAATATCCTCTCTCATAAGCAGGCCTATCAAACCCACTTTGGAAGCTACTTTTAATAATAATCCACATGCTGCCAGGAATAAACTCAATAGCCAGTATTGTGGAGTTACAAAGAACAGTAAGAAACCTACTATCCATAAACACCATGCAATACCTGAAACTCCTGCAACACCATCCAATATCAATACTGGAAGTCCTCTTGCTTTTTTGGAAATGGCATACAATACTATTCCTCCACCAGCTACTGCTCCACCAGTAAAACCAGTTAAAAATATACCATATCCAATCAGTACCAATGCGATGAAATTAGGTGCGGTAGTCATAATCTCCATATCCAGGGAGAATGCCTGAGGAAACATTGAAGAGGATTTAGACAGATTTGCTCTTGGATCCTGTTCAATTTTACGCATTTCCCTTGTAATCAGAATTTCTGAAATGGCCAATGTCTCAGCCAGTTCAACTACCAGACCAGGTAAAATTAATGCTTCAGCAAGGTCTGTTCCAACCGCTGAAACAACGAATATCATAGCAAGACCTACAAGGTCGGTCAATATGAGAATGTGCAATTCTCTTCTTTTCATTGCTATTGCCATGGTTGCAATAAAACCGACAATCAATCCCGCATATATTGCAGGAAGATACATGCTAATAAATGCCTGAGGAACAAACATCAGTTATCCCTCCTCAATTGCTTTGATCTTGCCTTAATGTCATTAGCTTTAACTTCTTTTGCCACATGTGCTGAATCATTTATGGCCTTTTTGAAATCCTTTTTGATTTCGTTTTCATCATTTTTCCTGTTCATTGTATAATTGATAGATAACCATGAAGCGATGATAAATGACATCATCAGTATGCTTGATTCCAAAATTGTATCGAAACCTCTTGTATAATACAGAATTTCATCTATAAGTCCTCCTGGGGATGAATATATTGAAGTTCCGAAGTAAGGTGAAATTGATGATATCCACTGCGCCAGAGGTGACATATAACCTGTAATCATTCCCAAACTCTCAGCATTTTCCGGATACTGAGGATCAATTTCTCCAGGTTGGGTTAACGGTTGTCCTCCCCTATCATATGGTGCTATTGCCAAACCTTCATCTATTTGCTCCTGTGGAGCGGGCCTGACATACAACTGGTCAGGATTCAAAGCCAAAGGCACAATCAATCCAACGATTAAAATAATTCCAAGGCTGAATGCAAAAAGACGTGGAATATTCTTAGGGTCTGCCAGTTTATTCCATAAAACTCCAATCCTCATACATCTGCCCCCATCTCTTCCAAACGAATGATTGCTCTAAATAAAATCAAACTGATAATAACAGTAGTTGCAAGCAATGTCAACAATGCCAATACATGATTGTAGCATAGCAATACCAGACAGACTCCAATGGATGCGACTTCAGTATTGAATGTCCTTACAATCGGATCGTTAACTCCCGGACCCCATGCGGTGGCAAGGCTTCCGACAATCGCTAAAAAGATACCGAAATAAAAGAATAAATTAACATCAATCATTGAATCTCACCACTTGCAAGTTTATTTTGTCTAATCTCTTTTATTTTAACTATTGATAAGATAAATACTAATGTGGATAGCGGACCTGCCAGCGCTGCAAACATTGCAACATCCAAATACCTAAACAAAGCAATAACCAAAACAAATCCCACATCCAATATTGAAAACATTATGACCTTATCCAAAGGTTTTTTCAGAAATATTATGCCAAATGAACCTATAAGCATTAAAGCCATTGCAATTATTGAAACTAGAAACTCCATAATATCACTCCAACAATATCTCATCATCTAGTCTTTTTAAAGTATATGCAATAGCATTAGCACTAATAGTTGAACAAATAAAGAACGCTGCAGCAACAACAAGAGCAAACGGTGTGTTAATCAATAATGCAATAATTGCAGAAACACCAAAACCGATAACATTTAAATATAATAGTCTTTCAGCCCTGTTTTGTGTTACTAAAGCCCTTAATGCTACGAATATGACTATAATTCCAATAATTTCAACATACATATAATCACTCTCTAGCATGCCTATTGAATTTTTCAGCGATTTTTCCCAATACTACAGACATTCTTGCTTGGTCTATTCCCATTATTGTGAAAATGGCTATAACCATACCTACAATAAACATTTCAGGAGTTAAACCGATGAATGAAGTTAAAAATATTATTACAGTAGCTGTTAAAGAACCTGTAGTTCCTGCATATCCCGGATCAGCACATAACCTATTTCCAATAAAAATAAGGAATGCTGCAATAATCCCTCCAGGAATTCCTAAAAGCATATATCCAATAGAAGCCATTAAAGTACCAGCAGACGCATCAGGAGAACATAAAATGTTTCCTTGGAAGAATCCACCAGCGATATCTCCCCCTCTTTTTTCTACATCTTTTCCAATAATCCTGGCTCCTCTTACACCAGGCTGCTCGGGAAGTCCGAAATATGTATCCACAATTACAAAATTCAACCAACAAAGAATTGCGGCAATTATTATTCCAATTACCTCATTCATTTATATCCTCTCCCGTATTATCATTCAGAGGTTTTGGAAATACAAAATCAAACAAATATTTCACAAATAATGCTGATAAAACACCTATAATAGCTGCCAAAACCAAACCATTATACATGAAAGTATAATTTAAAACTAAAAATATTGAAAAAATCCCAATAGCTATTATTGGAGTCGGATATAATGCACTTACATCAAAAGAATACCTATATGGTTTGCTAGGAAGTAACGGTAACCTTAAAACTAAAGCTACAATAATGGAACATAAGATTGTTAGAATATAAGCTAATATAACATCAAATAAAGATATGCTTACACTGCCTAGCCCATAAAAATTACTATACGAAGCAAAATATATGGTATCAAACACTAAATCAAACATATTATTAGACTCCTCTTATTAAAATAATATACATATAAAAATATATAAACATTGTTACTTAAAAATAGTAATAGATGCTTAATTATAATTTAAATTAATTAATGGTGGCTTAATGAAAAATAAAAAGATATTAATTACCGGTGGAGCAGGATTTATAGGTTCTCATATCGCTAATGAATTAATAAACGATAATGAGATTACAATTATTGATAATCTATCCACAGGAAACATTAAAAATTTAAACGACCCTGAACACGATAATCTGGAATTTATCCACGAAGATCTGTGTAAAACTAATTTGGATGACATTACTTCCAGAACAGATTATATTTTTCATATGGCAGCCATGGCAAGTGTGCCGTTGAGTGTTGAAAAACCAGTAGAATGCAATGAAATAAATGTCAATACTACCGTTAAGCTTTTAAAATCAGCAGTTGACAATGATGTTAAAAAAATCGTCTTTTCATCCTCATCCGCCGTCTATGGCCAGAACACAAACATGCCCCTTAAAGAAACAGAACCGTTCATGCCTACTTCCCCCTATGCAGCTTCAAAGGCAAACTGTGAAGTTTACTTAAAGTCATTTTATGAAAGTTACGGACTAAACTACACTGCATTAAGATACTTCAACGTCTTTGGACCAAAACAGGACAAGAATTCACATTATGCGGCAGTGATGCCAAACTTCATCAGTTCACTTCTTGAAGGAAAACCTGCGAAAATATACGGAGACGGTGAACAGACCCGTGATTTTGTCTATGTCGAAGATGTCGTTAAGGCAAACATCAACGCATGCAAATCAAACTACAATGGAGCGGTGAATGTTGCATCAGGTAAAAAGATAACAATAAACAGATTATATGAGATAATCAGGGACACCCTGGGAAGCGAACTGGAACCTAAATATCTTCCAGAACGCTTAGGAGATGTCAGGCATTCCCTTGCAGATGTAAGCAACATGGAAAAAATCAATTTAAAGATTGATTCATCCAATTTCGAATCACAACTTCAGGAAACTGTCAACTGGTTTAGAACAATCTTATAGGTGACTTTATGGATAAAAGTGTAACCGATTTCAATGTTCGTCTAAGAACAATTCAAATCAGGGATTTGATTGTCGGAATAATCATAACCGTGATATTGAGCGGAATAGCCGTAGCCATT contains:
- a CDS encoding NAD-dependent epimerase/dehydratase family protein; the encoded protein is MKNKKILITGGAGFIGSHIANELINDNEITIIDNLSTGNIKNLNDPEHDNLEFIHEDLCKTNLDDITSRTDYIFHMAAMASVPLSVEKPVECNEINVNTTVKLLKSAVDNDVKKIVFSSSSAVYGQNTNMPLKETEPFMPTSPYAASKANCEVYLKSFYESYGLNYTALRYFNVFGPKQDKNSHYAAVMPNFISSLLEGKPAKIYGDGEQTRDFVYVEDVVKANINACKSNYNGAVNVASGKKITINRLYEIIRDTLGSELEPKYLPERLGDVRHSLADVSNMEKINLKIDSSNFESQLQETVNWFRTIL